A segment of the Mycobacterium intracellulare ATCC 13950 genome:
ACCGAACTCTCGCTCACCGCCCGCATGGTGAAGCCGTTCGCCTCCCGCTTTCTGGTGCAGTGGCCCGAGTTGGCCGACCGGATTCCCCGCACCGAGTATCACGGGAGGATCGTGTGATCTTCGTGATCATGGGGATGGAGGTCCATCCCTTCGACCGGCTGGCGCGCGCGGTGGACGAGCTGGCGCGCACCGACGCGGTGGGGGAGGACTTTTTCGTACAGCTCGGAACCTGCAAATTCGAGCCGCGCCACGCCGCGTTCGAGCGCTTCCTGTCCTTCGGGGACGTCTGCACGCACATCCGGCGGGCCTCCGTCGCAGTGACCCACGCGGGCGCCGGATCGACGCTGCTGTGCGTCGAGCAAGGGAAACATCCCGTGCTGGTGCCGCGTCGCTCGTCGCGCGGGGAGCACGTCGATGAGCACCAGCTGCCGTTCGCCGAGAAGATGGCGGGTGCCGGGCTGGCGACCGTGGCCCGGGAAACAGAGGAGCTCCCGGCGGCCATCGCGGCGACGCGGTCCCGATCGGCGCCACCCGATGCGCTGGGCCGGGCCCGCGAACTCACCGGGTGGCTGGAGACGTTCTGGCGGGGCCTGGCCTGAGCCTCCCGTCACCGCCGGCGATCCAGCACCTGGGCGATGACGTCCAAAATGCGCACGGCGACAAGGTCAACCGCGCATCGGTGCGCGTAGTGGCGCGCCGCTTCGGCCCCCAGGCGGGCCGCGGTCACCGGATCGGCCAGGAGGTCGAAAGCGGCGGCGAGCCCGGCGACGTCGTCGACCCCGATCGGGGGCAAACCCGCCGGCTGGTATTCGGGCAATGCGCCGGCGGTCGACACGATCGGCATGACGCCCAGCTGCATCGAGAGCGACTGCACGCCACTCTGTGAGGCGCGCCGATAGTGGGCGAGCGACCCTTTGGCGGCGGCCAGCGTGGGGATGACATCGGCGTAGCGGAAGCTGCCGTTGCGCCAGAGCGTGTGTTTGGGCAGGGCTTCGGCGTCCAGCGGCCCGTCGCCGACGAGCACCAGGTTGTCGCCTCGCCAGCCGCCGCCGATCACATGCCGCTGCCAGGCCGCCAGCACGACATCGACGTTCTTGTACGGGTTGAGCCGGCCGAACATGACGAAATCGCGGCGCCGTTCGGGCCCCACGAACGGCGGAACGCGGTCGAGATCGAGGTCGCTGGCCAACGGCACGACATGCACCGGCGTACCGGCGACATCGCGGCGCGCGGACACCGCGGCCGCGACATAGTCGCTGTAGGTGATGGTGGCGGCCGAGCGCGCGGCCCAGCGGTCGAACACGGCGCGCTCGTAGGCCGGGGTCAGTTCGTCGGGGTCGTGCGGCCGATCGTCGTGTACCACCTGAATGCGGGGGGCTCGCCCGGCCAACGCGATCCAGCGCGGATCCCGGACCAGTTCGGCGATCACGATGTCGGGCCGGAAGCGGCGGACGCGGCGCCAGGCCTTCAGGGTCGGCAGCCAGGTCGCGGCCGTGCGAAAGCGCGGGTCGAGCACCAACTCGTAATCGCGCGCGGCGTCCGATTCCGGATGCTGATCGGAGGTGACCAACAGCACGTCGGCACCGTGGCGCAGCAGCGCTTCGGCTTGCACCCGCACCGCCGGTCGCGTCCACGGCGAAAGCCACAGCACCCGAGGCGAATTCACAGCACAGCCCCGATCGCGCCCAGGTAGGCGTCGGCCATCGCCTCCACCGTGTAGTGCTTGCGCATGCGCTCATAGCCGCGTCGTCCGACCGACGGCAGCGCGTCGGGCTCCGCCATGATCCGGGCCAAGTGTTCTCGCCACCCCAACGCGGAGACGGGCTCGACCAGGAACCCCGCCCCTCCGAAATCCAACATTTCCGGGACAGCACAAATCGCCGACGCCGCGACCGGCACCGCCCTGGCCATCGCCTCGAGGATCACCACCGGGAAGGCCTCGGAGCGGCTGGGAACACACAGCAGGTCCGCGTCGGCCAGCGCGGGGCCCGGCCCGGCCGACCATCCCCGCCACTGGACGCGATCCCCCAACCCGGCGGGTGTGCGTGCCTGCAGCCTCTCTCGATCGGGCCCGTCGCCGAAAATCGACAATCGCCAGGGCATCTCAGCGAGGCCGCTCAGCGCCTCGATCAGCAGATGCGGGTTCTTGTGCTCGACGATGCGTGAGAGCATGACCAGGTGCAGCGGTCGGCCGGCGCCGCGATGCCGGGGGCTCGGCTCCCCGAGGTCGGCGACGCCGTTGGGCGCGACGAAGTACCGTCCCCGGAGCCGGTGCTGTTTGGTCAGCATGTCCCAATGGCGTTGTGCCAAAACGATGAATCCGTCCGCGCGGCGCATCGCCGCGGCCAGTGGCCGCGAGTAGATCGGCCGGTCCTCCTCGGGAGGGACGTGCGGTGCGACCAGCCATCGACGGCTCCGGCCGGCGGCGCGCCACAACGTGCCGAAGCCCACCTCGGTATTGGTGTCGCCGGTGATCAGCACCGCCGGGCCCTCGGTCATGTCGACCATCGGCGCCCACCACGGCTGGCGGATCACCCGCACCGTGTCCGGAATTTCGGCGATCAGCGGGCCGAACCGCTGCACGCAGACGACAGTGACCGCGTAGCCGCGGCGGTCCAATTCCGTTGCCAAGAGCGCCTTTTGCCGCTCGGCGCCCCCGTAGACCAGGCGGTTGGTGGCGATGACTATCGACGGCAGGCCGGTTTGCCGGCGCGCGCGTTTGCCCCGCCGTAGCCGCTGCAGGGCGGCTGTGCCGGCCAGGTACACGTCCGCGTGGTGGACGCTGTTGTGATGTTCGAGCAACAGCGCGGTGTTGGTTCGCGCCAGGTCCCGGTCGCGGCGCTGTCGGGGGCCGTCGTCGCTCACCGGGTCGCGGCGCTCGACGCCGAGCTCGTCGGCGAGCAGGATGCGCCAGCCGGCGGCGCGGGCCCGGGCCTGCCAGTCGGCCACCTCGCCGTAGCCGAAGTACTCCTCGTCGAAGGGGCCGATGGTGTTCCAGGCCGCGCGGCTGATCACCAGGCAGATCGGAGCCAAATCGCCGTCGATGCTTCGCGATTCGGGAGGCTGGTGAGAGTACCGCCGTGCGGGCGTCGTGCGACGGTGCGGGCCGGCGCGCCCGCCCGCCGCGCGCAGCTCGCGGCTGACGGTGTGGCGGCGGGCGGCGACGTCCCACGGCGCCCGGTCCGGCGCGGCGGCGTCGCGTGCGAGCGGCGAAACCGCCGCCACCCTGGGCTGACCAAGTAACTCGCGGGTCCGGTTCAGCGGCCCCAGCAGGTGGGCATGGGGGTCCAGCAGCAGGAGGTCTGTATCGGCGGGCATGTGCTCCACCAGCGTGTTGCAGGCCGCGGCGAAACCGACGTTCGCCTGGCCCGAAAACCACCGGACCGCAGGATATTTCGCGGCGAGTTCCGCATGCCCCGAGCCGCTGCGGTCGTAGACGTGAACCGGCAGCTCGGGTAGATGCTCGGCGACGCTGTCGAGGCAGACCTCGAGCGACTCGTGGCCGCGTTGGCTCACGATCAGCACGGCCAGCGAGCGCGTGGGCGGCAGGCCGGCGGTGTCGCCGACTGGGCGCTTCAGATATGCCCGGTCCGTTTCACGGGTCATGCCGTCAGCTGCTCTTCGCGCAGCGTGGCCCGCAGAGAGGTCAGGGTCGACCAGGTGATCGGGCCGAAGGTCGCGCTGGTGGCCAGGTAGGCGACGGCTGCGGCGGACAGTACCAGGATTACGTGGTGACCCGAAAGCAGCAGTGTCACAACCACGCTCGCCCCCGTCGGAATCAGCAAGCGCAGCACGAACGGCACGGGCGTGCGGTAACCGCAGCGTCGGCGCAGCCACCAGCTCGAGATCGTCATGTTGAACAGTTCCGTGCACACCAGCGCCACACCGGGGCCGACGGCGCCGAACCGCCCGGCCAGGGCGAGGTTGAGCGCGACGTTGAGCGCGAGGGTCGCCACCGTCAGCCACAGCAGGACCTGTTGATGATGGGAAGCCACCAACCCCTGGCCCAGGGTGCCACCGACGAACCGCAGGGCCGCGGCGACGAACAGCAACGCCAGTGTGGGCGTCCCGCGTTCGATGAACGCGCTCTTGCCGAACAACCCGATCAGCGGTCCGGCCAGCAGCACGCCCACAACGGCGATCGGAACCGCAACGAAGTACATCAATTCGACGCTGCGGCGCAGAAAACGGGCGAACGCCGCCACGTCGCGCGAGAACAGCTCGGTGGCCGTCGCCAGCGTCGACTTGTGGAAGATCAGCGAAACCACGATCGTGTTGAACGAGATCGTCAGGGCCAGCCCGTACACGCCCACCTCGGAGTGGGTGCTCAGCAGGGACAGGATCACGCCGTCGGCGCGGCAGTACAGGAGCCCGACGATCATAAATCCGATCAGCGGCAAGCTTTCCCGTAACAGGTCGGCGGCTTCCCGCGGGGCGAACAGCGGCCGTACCGAGATGTGCCGCATCGCGGCGGCGCCCTGGATCAGTAGCTGCACGGCCGGTGGGATCAGCTGTGCGACCGCGAACCAGATGACGTCCGAGTGCGCCGCGACCAGCCAGGCGACCATGGCCAGCGTGCTCACCCGGGCGGCGACGTCGGAGATGGCCACCGCGGAGAACCGGACGGTGGCAAGGAATACCGGTTCGAACCGTGTCGTCATGGTCTGCAGCAGCAGCCCGCCCGCCAGCACGACGAGCATCACCCGCACCTGGGTGTCGTGATAGATGAGCAGCCCCGACCCGGCCGCCAGCACCGCGAGGGGACCGCAGTAGAGAAGGGCCAGGCCGCTGTTGATGCGCACCAGGCGTTCGAGTTCGCCACGCCCGGAGGTCACCCGCCGCACGATGACGGTGGCGATGCCCAGATCGGCGAAGCTGGTCCACATCGCGACGAACGCCACCGCGATGGTGAGCTGGCCGTAGCGTCCGGGACCCAGATAGCGGGCGGTCATCGCCACCGAAACCACGGACGCGAGCATCCCCAGCGCCCGGCAGATCAGCTGGATCGAGAACGCGTGAGCCATCCGCGCGAGCGGCACCGTGGGCACCACCGCGGCGGGTGCCGTTGGCTCGGTCATGGCTCGCGAGCCTAGTAGGCTCCGTGGCTTGTCAGGACCGCTTTCACCGTCTTGGCGACGATCATCAGATCACCCGACATCGACCAGTTGTCGACGTAGGACAGATCCAGGCGCACCGACTCTTCCCAGGACAGGTCCGACCGGCCGCTCACCTGCCACAGCCCGCTGACGCCCGGCTTCACCAGCAAGCGCCTCTTGACCTCGCCGTCGTAGTTGTCGACTTCGCGGCGCAACGGGGGCCGGGGCCCGACGACGCTCATGTCCCCCTTGAGGACGTTGATGAATTGCGGGAGCTCATCGATGCTGTACCGGCGGAGAATTCTGCCGATGGGGGTGACCCGGGGGTCCTGGCGCATCTTGAACAGCATGCCGCCGGCGCCCTCGTTGACGGCCAGCAGGTGCTCGAGTTGAGTGTCCGCACCGTCGACCATCGTGCGGAACTTCAGCATCGTAAAGGGCTTTCCGTCGGTGCCGATGCGTTCCGACGGGTAGAAGACGGGGCCCTTGCTGGTCAGCTTGATGGCGATGGCAGCGGCGACCAGCACCGGTGCTGTGGCGACCAGCGCCGCCAGCGAGAACACGAAGTCGAAGGCCTGCTTCTGAAAGCGGTGCGCCCCTTCGTATTGCGGCTTGTCGACGTGCAGCAGCGGCAGCCCGCCGGTCAGGCGCAGGGTCAACCGCGCCTCGGTGACGTCCATGACGCCGGGCGACACCACCAGGTCGACGTCCAGGGTCTCCAGCTGCCACAGCAGCTCCCTGATCCCGTGCATCCCAAAGTGATCCGTTTGGGTCACCGCGACGGTGTCCGCGCCGCAGCTGCCGATCGCCGTCGCCACCTGGGTTTGGTCGCCCAGGATCGGGACCTGACGGCCGCCGATCGTCAGGGTGTTGCCGCGCGCCGGCCCGTAACCGGGGATGCAGACGCCGACCACGACGCACCCGGCCACCGGGTTACGGTCCAGTTCGTGTGCGAGGTGCGTGACCGATTGCCGGTCTCCGATCGCCAAGACGCGGGTCTGGCACTCACCCTGGACGCGCTTGTGGCAGATGTGCTTTCGCCACACGCTGCGGCTGGCCAGCAATCCCACGGTGCCGACGGGAAGCGCGATCGCCAGATAGCCGCGGGCCAGATCGACCTTGGCGAGCAACGTCACCATGGCGATGATCCCGAACGTCCAGAAGGAGGCGGTGCCGATCCGGCGGTACTCCTCGATCCCCGCGCCGATGATTCGCGTTGAGCGCGTTTGGAATATCGCGAGGGCCGACAGCCACAGCGCCGCGAACAGGAAGGAGAACAGCGTCATGGTCGGGTCCGAGTAACCCGAGGTGTTCGCGATCTCCCCGAAGCGGACGTACTGGGCGAGCATCACCGACGCGAAGACGATCACCGAGTCACTGATGCGCAGACCCTGCGAGTAGCGGTCCTGCCAGCGCTGTGCGGTATTCGCAGCAGCCGGAGCCGCGGCGGGGGCGATCACGGGCGGGCCCGCGGCCTCGCTGCGGTGCGACGCCGTCGTGCCCGCCGGCCAGGCCTTGAGCTGCCGCCAGCTGGGCGCCACGACATCCACTGTGTTGGGAACGATCACCGACTGACGCATGATGCCACCTGTTCGACTGGTGCCAATCTGGATTTGCGCGAGGGCCAGCTCGCGTCTTGCTCGGAGATGACGGTGACCGGTATCGGCCATGAGATTCCGAATTCGGGGTCGTCCCAGCGGATCCCCTGCTCGTCGGCCATCGCGTACTGGCCGCTGACGTGAAAGGTGACCTCGGTGTCGTCGACCTGCGTCTGGAAGCCATAAGCGACATACGGGGGCAAGAACAGCGTGCGTTGGTCGTCGGCGCTCAACTGCACCATCACGTGGTCGCCGTAGGTCAGCGAGTCGGGGCGGACGTCGACCGCGACGGCGGCGATGGCACCGCGCGTGCAACGGACCAGTTTCGCCTCGGCGTGCGGCGGCACCCGGCGGTACAGGCCACGCACGGTGCCGCGGGTGTAGTTGAAGTAGATATTCGTCTGCGCGACTTCGAAATCCAGCCCATGGTTGGCGAAGTCACGGGCGGAGAACGAACGTGAGGAGAACCCGCGATGGTCGTGGTTGAGTTCGAAGTCGATGATTGTCACCCCGGCGACCTTGGTGGGCGTGTACTTCACTTACCGCTCCTTCTCCTGCACCGGGCCTTTTAAAAAAACCTGTCCGCTCATGGCATGGCCTACGCGTATCCGGCGGACAGCGGGCGTGTCATCACGGTCGGGATCACGCCGTAACGTGGCCCGAGGTTCTTGCCCGAGGCGGCGGCGAGACGGGGCAGCGAGCCCATGACGCTGGGCGGCACGTTGGCGCCGGCGAGGTTGATCGCGGGTAGCGCCGACACGGCGCTGTGGGCGGCGGGAATCACGCTGGTCCAGCTCGCCGGCACCGCCAACGGACCCAGCATGGCCGCCTTGCCGAGGCTGCCGAAGATGCCGGATCCGAGCGATCCGATCGATCCGAGCGCTCCGGCACCCGAACTGGCCGCACTCGCGGCCCCCGAGGCAGCGGCCATGACGCCGTCGCCGGCGGCTTTTGCCAAGCCCTGCGCGGTCTGGGCTATGCCGAGGATGGAGGACATGCCGTAGAGGGGGGTCGCCGCCGCCGAGAATGCGCTGGGGATGGCGCCGGGGATGCCCGACGCGAGGCCGGTCATGATCGACGAATTGGCCGCATCGCCTGCGCCGGCCCCAGCGCCGGTAATGGCATCCCCGGCGCCAGAACTGGTATCGGTGACGACGTCGCTGAGGAGGGTGGTCCCGGTTTTCATCGGCGAGGACAGCTGGTGCAGCGAGTTGGGCACCTTGGACACCACATTCGCCAGGTTCGCCTGCTCCGTCTCCGAGGTGGCCTTCCCGACCGCGGCGGCCTGCTGGGCCACCCCACTCTCGTTCGTCACGTTCGGCGCCGGGGTGAACGGTGTCACCTCGCACGCGGCCGCCGAACCCGCGGCGTACGCATACATCGCCGCGGCGTCCTGCGCCCACATCTCGCCGTATTCGGCCTCGGTGGCCGCGATGGCGGCGGTGTTCTGCCCGAAGAAGTTGGTCGCAACCAGCGTCGCGAGCTGCGCCCGGTTGGCCGCGACCGCGGGCGGCGGGACGGTCATCGCGAAGGCGGCCTCGAAAACCTCCACGGCGAGTCTGGCTTGACCGGCCGTCTCCGCGGCTCGCGCTCCGGCGCCGGCCATCCACGCCATGTATGGCGCGTACGCCGACGCCATGGTCAGCGACGACGGGCCCAGCCAGCGTCCGGTGGTCAACCCGGCGATCACCGAGCGGTAGCAACTCGCCGCGGCGTGCAGTTCGGCGGCCAAAGCGTCCCAGGCCACCGCCGCGGCCATCAGCGAGAAGGGGCCGGGACCGGCGTACATCCGCGCGGAATTGACCTCCGGGGGAAGCGCTCCGAAATCGATCACTTGACGGCCTTCCCGTCAGCGGATCGCGTCGCGGATCCGGCGAAAGCGCTCACGTCGCATGCCTCGAGACCAATAAAGCCGCCAAGTTCATACCCCAAGTATGGAAATAGGCCCGTTCGAGGGCTACGGGTCATTGGCCCCTCGCTAAAGGCCGTTAGTCCCCGGTCGCGCACGCTTTTGGGGCCCAGGGCCGACGAGGGCGTGCGCGCGGCGTCCATGCCCCCTCCCACCACGCGGCCCGAATAAGGCGTGGTGAGAGGGGACATGTGCGTTCTCCTTCGTGCGATACGGACGGTCGAGGCGGTCCGCGGGTCAAATCAGACTGACGTACGCACAATAGCGTATAAAACATACTATAGGTTTGACAACACGCTGTGACATAAACCTCAAGTATTTACAGGAGCGTCAACCGGGACAGCCGTATGACTGCTAACCTCAGAAGTGGGCTAGAAATCTTGAGCGGCGTGTTCGCTCTCAATCTGTGAAGAACCGAGGTGTGTGTGCCCTGCTTGAGCAAGGCGTCGGTCGACGCAAGGGTGGGCGATGCCGCCCGCGGCGTCAGCCTCGATGCCACGGCTTGCCGCACGGTCCCGGCCGCCAAGAACTGATTTCTCGATTGCGATGACGACACATTCGACTGACGGACGCGCCGACGCGACCCGGCAACAGATTCTGCGGGCCGCGTCGCACCAGTTCGCCCGTAGGCCCTACCACGACGTCGGGCTCGACGACATTCTCGCCGAGGCCGAACTGACCAAGGGCGCAATGTATTTCCACTTCAAGTCGAAGCACGCGCTGGCGGTCGCGATCATCGAAAGCCAGGTCGAGGACGGCGCGGCCGGCGTGCGTGACCTGCTGACGCGCGGGCTCTCGGGCCTCGAGACGCTCATCGACTTCTCGTATCTGATCGCCGTCCGGGACATCAAGATTGACCTCGTCAGGTCGGGACTGAACCTGATGGAGTCGGTCGGCCTGCCCGACGGGATGCAGGAAAAGTTGTTCGACCGCTGGATCAAAAACCTGGGCAAAGTCGCCGAGCAGGCCATGGCCGAGGGCGACATCAATGAACAATGCGACCCGCAGGACATCGGCCGCATGATGGTGTCCCTGCACATGGGACTGCGAAAGACCAGCAACCTGGACGACCCGGAACGGTTCCTGGGCGACTTGGAAAAGTGCTGGTCCTTGCTGCTCACCGGGATACTTCAACCGGACCGAATCGACTACTTCCGCCAATTCCTCAGGCGGCGTGCGACGCTCGCCATCAACACCAGTTCCACCGATGACGACGCGCAGTAAAAGCGACGGGCGAGCGATCTGCGGATCCGACGAGACTGCAAAGGTACAGCGGTAATGCCGCGCCAGGTTCGGTCTGAAGCCACTCGGCAAAAAATCCTCGACGCCGCGATCGAAGTGTTCGGCGAGGTCGGGTATGCGGCCGCCGGGTGGAGCACGATCATCGAGCGGACGGGCATGACCAAAGGCGCCCTCTATCACCACTTTGATTCGAAAGAATCGTTGGCCTCGAACATCATCGAGGAAGGGTCCGACGCGATCCTCAGCGCGTACCGAAATGTCTGCAAGTCGTCGTCGCCGGGGCTGGAAAACATTGTGCACGGCTCATTCACGATCGTCGACGTGTTGGGCTCCGACAAAATGGCCCGGGCGGCCGCGCAATTGGCCACGGCATTAAGCGGATTCAACGGTGCCGCCTCGCGCTTCTACGCCAACTTGGTGCTGGAGACGGCCCAGGAGGCGCGCCGCGCGGCCAAGGAAGGCGACCTTCGGAGCGACATCGACCCCGACGTGCTCAGCGCGTCGATCGTGGGCGCCATATCCGGGACGCGGTTGATCGCGACCGCG
Coding sequences within it:
- a CDS encoding dTDP-4-dehydrorhamnose 3,5-epimerase family protein — protein: MKYTPTKVAGVTIIDFELNHDHRGFSSRSFSARDFANHGLDFEVAQTNIYFNYTRGTVRGLYRRVPPHAEAKLVRCTRGAIAAVAVDVRPDSLTYGDHVMVQLSADDQRTLFLPPYVAYGFQTQVDDTEVTFHVSGQYAMADEQGIRWDDPEFGISWPIPVTVISEQDASWPSRKSRLAPVEQVASCVSR
- a CDS encoding TetR/AcrR family transcriptional regulator, producing MPRQVRSEATRQKILDAAIEVFGEVGYAAAGWSTIIERTGMTKGALYHHFDSKESLASNIIEEGSDAILSAYRNVCKSSSPGLENIVHGSFTIVDVLGSDKMARAAAQLATALSGFNGAASRFYANLVLETAQEARRAAKEGDLRSDIDPDVLSASIVGAISGTRLIATAISSHGRIGDVTGDPFARLHQLWELLLPGVVAEASLPYFQQFLRREVMRHTAADASDDDAAGETEAD
- a CDS encoding glycosyltransferase family 4 protein, producing the protein MLWLSPWTRPAVRVQAEALLRHGADVLLVTSDQHPESDAARDYELVLDPRFRTAATWLPTLKAWRRVRRFRPDIVIAELVRDPRWIALAGRAPRIQVVHDDRPHDPDELTPAYERAVFDRWAARSAATITYSDYVAAAVSARRDVAGTPVHVVPLASDLDLDRVPPFVGPERRRDFVMFGRLNPYKNVDVVLAAWQRHVIGGGWRGDNLVLVGDGPLDAEALPKHTLWRNGSFRYADVIPTLAAAKGSLAHYRRASQSGVQSLSMQLGVMPIVSTAGALPEYQPAGLPPIGVDDVAGLAAAFDLLADPVTAARLGAEAARHYAHRCAVDLVAVRILDVIAQVLDRRR
- a CDS encoding sugar transferase codes for the protein MRQSVIVPNTVDVVAPSWRQLKAWPAGTTASHRSEAAGPPVIAPAAAPAAANTAQRWQDRYSQGLRISDSVIVFASVMLAQYVRFGEIANTSGYSDPTMTLFSFLFAALWLSALAIFQTRSTRIIGAGIEEYRRIGTASFWTFGIIAMVTLLAKVDLARGYLAIALPVGTVGLLASRSVWRKHICHKRVQGECQTRVLAIGDRQSVTHLAHELDRNPVAGCVVVGVCIPGYGPARGNTLTIGGRQVPILGDQTQVATAIGSCGADTVAVTQTDHFGMHGIRELLWQLETLDVDLVVSPGVMDVTEARLTLRLTGGLPLLHVDKPQYEGAHRFQKQAFDFVFSLAALVATAPVLVAAAIAIKLTSKGPVFYPSERIGTDGKPFTMLKFRTMVDGADTQLEHLLAVNEGAGGMLFKMRQDPRVTPIGRILRRYSIDELPQFINVLKGDMSVVGPRPPLRREVDNYDGEVKRRLLVKPGVSGLWQVSGRSDLSWEESVRLDLSYVDNWSMSGDLMIVAKTVKAVLTSHGAY
- a CDS encoding flippase gives rise to the protein MTEPTAPAAVVPTVPLARMAHAFSIQLICRALGMLASVVSVAMTARYLGPGRYGQLTIAVAFVAMWTSFADLGIATVIVRRVTSGRGELERLVRINSGLALLYCGPLAVLAAGSGLLIYHDTQVRVMLVVLAGGLLLQTMTTRFEPVFLATVRFSAVAISDVAARVSTLAMVAWLVAAHSDVIWFAVAQLIPPAVQLLIQGAAAMRHISVRPLFAPREAADLLRESLPLIGFMIVGLLYCRADGVILSLLSTHSEVGVYGLALTISFNTIVVSLIFHKSTLATATELFSRDVAAFARFLRRSVELMYFVAVPIAVVGVLLAGPLIGLFGKSAFIERGTPTLALLFVAAALRFVGGTLGQGLVASHHQQVLLWLTVATLALNVALNLALAGRFGAVGPGVALVCTELFNMTISSWWLRRRCGYRTPVPFVLRLLIPTGASVVVTLLLSGHHVILVLSAAAVAYLATSATFGPITWSTLTSLRATLREEQLTA
- a CDS encoding glycosyltransferase; amino-acid sequence: MTRETDRAYLKRPVGDTAGLPPTRSLAVLIVSQRGHESLEVCLDSVAEHLPELPVHVYDRSGSGHAELAAKYPAVRWFSGQANVGFAAACNTLVEHMPADTDLLLLDPHAHLLGPLNRTRELLGQPRVAAVSPLARDAAAPDRAPWDVAARRHTVSRELRAAGGRAGPHRRTTPARRYSHQPPESRSIDGDLAPICLVISRAAWNTIGPFDEEYFGYGEVADWQARARAAGWRILLADELGVERRDPVSDDGPRQRRDRDLARTNTALLLEHHNSVHHADVYLAGTAALQRLRRGKRARRQTGLPSIVIATNRLVYGGAERQKALLATELDRRGYAVTVVCVQRFGPLIAEIPDTVRVIRQPWWAPMVDMTEGPAVLITGDTNTEVGFGTLWRAAGRSRRWLVAPHVPPEEDRPIYSRPLAAAMRRADGFIVLAQRHWDMLTKQHRLRGRYFVAPNGVADLGEPSPRHRGAGRPLHLVMLSRIVEHKNPHLLIEALSGLAEMPWRLSIFGDGPDRERLQARTPAGLGDRVQWRGWSAGPGPALADADLLCVPSRSEAFPVVILEAMARAVPVAASAICAVPEMLDFGGAGFLVEPVSALGWREHLARIMAEPDALPSVGRRGYERMRKHYTVEAMADAYLGAIGAVL
- a CDS encoding TetR/AcrR family transcriptional regulator; its protein translation is MTTHSTDGRADATRQQILRAASHQFARRPYHDVGLDDILAEAELTKGAMYFHFKSKHALAVAIIESQVEDGAAGVRDLLTRGLSGLETLIDFSYLIAVRDIKIDLVRSGLNLMESVGLPDGMQEKLFDRWIKNLGKVAEQAMAEGDINEQCDPQDIGRMMVSLHMGLRKTSNLDDPERFLGDLEKCWSLLLTGILQPDRIDYFRQFLRRRATLAINTSSTDDDAQ
- a CDS encoding PPE family protein translates to MIDFGALPPEVNSARMYAGPGPFSLMAAAVAWDALAAELHAAASCYRSVIAGLTTGRWLGPSSLTMASAYAPYMAWMAGAGARAAETAGQARLAVEVFEAAFAMTVPPPAVAANRAQLATLVATNFFGQNTAAIAATEAEYGEMWAQDAAAMYAYAAGSAAACEVTPFTPAPNVTNESGVAQQAAAVGKATSETEQANLANVVSKVPNSLHQLSSPMKTGTTLLSDVVTDTSSGAGDAITGAGAGAGDAANSSIMTGLASGIPGAIPSAFSAAATPLYGMSSILGIAQTAQGLAKAAGDGVMAAASGAASAASSGAGALGSIGSLGSGIFGSLGKAAMLGPLAVPASWTSVIPAAHSAVSALPAINLAGANVPPSVMGSLPRLAAASGKNLGPRYGVIPTVMTRPLSAGYA
- a CDS encoding glycosyltransferase — encoded protein: MIFVIMGMEVHPFDRLARAVDELARTDAVGEDFFVQLGTCKFEPRHAAFERFLSFGDVCTHIRRASVAVTHAGAGSTLLCVEQGKHPVLVPRRSSRGEHVDEHQLPFAEKMAGAGLATVARETEELPAAIAATRSRSAPPDALGRARELTGWLETFWRGLA